aTATAAGTTGTATTCGAAttggtattaatatatgtatataaagtaATTATTACTGAATAAATATACCTTTTTgatataattgtttaaataagtAAGTCACAATATGATCAAGTGCTGCGCAACAACCGGTACACACCATTGTatctgtaataaaattttatgatttttattttatattttcatattaagaaaataatataataaaaattactatataacgataaataaaatgcacattgatattttataaataataattcgataacattatttatgtttatacTTTTTTTAACTATAAGCTATACAATATCCAGCATATCATATATCAAACACAAAACAAAGCACAAACACGAAAATTAACACATCATATATCATGCACATAATAATTAGTAAGTTAGTAATTCAAGTATCTAtaactataaaaaataatgtattttaatagCATGCCAGTTGTGCGGCTGACTATTGTGTGCTAGACCCactatgtaatttaattttaaaggaatacaaaatttatgtttataaatCATGTTGGGCTAAAAGTACCGATAACGGTTTTAAAAAAAAAGCAATACAATAACAGCACTTAGGGTCTAGATTCTATAAACTCCAATCCTCTTATTGCCTATATCATTATTATGACTCCATCATTCACTTTAtatgcataaaaataaattacttaatatatatatatttatatatacattcatatatatagatatatatttgTTCTTGTATCATTTCAAACCATAGCTTAACTAATATCTGTAGGCAATTTTACATTCCAAGCAACAATGCAAAAAgcaaataaacataaataaaattaaacattctTATAAtctaacattttatttatattttctatgttGCATATAGTCTTACAACtgtttcaaaattattcaatatgTATTCACACATGCatattaaatgatttaattctttacttgaaataaaaaaaattttatccaaattttttaaattcattaatttcgaAACATAATTTAAACACAGTAACATAAATAGGTAATAGTAAAATCCCTAATACATATTCAATTACGAAGTACATTGTGAATTGTTTgagtattcaaaaatataatacaaatttggTGAATATTTTTCTAAAGAGAAAAAATTAGTGTAACTGATCGAGACTAACAATCCCAAGGCATGGCATAGAGGATAAGAGAATGATAAATAGAGAGAATCAGCCGCACAAACCTGTATAGGAGTCTTTTTGCGCACCTAGTGCTGTAAGGCCTTCACTGATGCTGGATAAGATGTACAAGAAAACTCTTGGTTCTAAAGTGGAAAGAAAAACCATATGGTCCTGTGCCAAACATTCAAGTAAGACATAGTATGTTGCAGATAATTTTGGATAATCCTATAAATAGCAATATCAAACTATTGATATATTGTTTATGCattttaaattaagttaaaaattataattgtatgaatgcataCCAATAAATCACTTTGTGGTATACTAAGAAGTAATTTTACAAACGTATTAAGTGCATTATCCAATGCTTCATCGCCGTATAATCTGAATACGCCAAAATTTACGTAACTTCCACATAAAGCTGCTCTTAACATACTGAAGCATATACTTATTCCTTTAAGCTTTAATGGGTATATTTGCTCCTTTGGAACTTCGACGTTTAATATGCGATTACCATAACTACATATTACTTTACTAGCTTCACGAAATAATAAAATGCCATTTGGAGAAGAGGCATCAAATTGTAATCTTTGACTCCTATTTTGTACTAATTCAGCAAATAATTTTAGGACGGGTGTTGTCACTTGTGGTTCATAATGCCACAATTCCACAGCATGTAACAAAATTGGTGTATAGTTTGGATATCTACATATAGATTAAGGCAAGTTATAATAATCAGTTTTAATCTATTATCTATTGTGCATTAACCAAGatatatttttgagaaaagGATACATCCAATCAAATAACATCATATAAGATGTTTTTGTGTTGAATGCATAAGCTAAGCCTCTTAAGTCTCTTGCTAAACCAATTAGGGCTTTCTTTGCTTCTTCTGCACCAAATAGTGAAGGATCAGCAGCACCCATTAATTGCCCTAAACTTTCTAATGCACCTGTAAACAATGGATATAACcgtaaacattaaaaatatatattaatagaaTCTTAAATATAAAGTAACTTTCATACCCGTTAAAGGTAACATAAAAGTATGAAATCTTTCTTCATCTTCGCCTAAATCTACCATCAATAATCTACCCAAAGACGTGTAAAACATTGATCTACAACGCATTTCTGTTACAGCAACATTGTTTCCCAAGAATGGAAAATGCTCTCTCTGTTAATTTAAAAAGCAGATAAAGTACACGTGTAAAAACATTTCTTTAATGGTAATTACATAATGGGTATTAGTAAGCATATAAATACTTATACatactgtatgattgttgagCATAAATTGTACTTCTTCTAGTTTTACAAGTTTACGAACGCAACTATAACCCACCGACAAatcatttaataattgtaatgtttttgaaataatttgttcACTTCGACCCCAATATTTCAGATTTGTTattctgtaaatattaaaaatgtcaagCTCGTGCATTTTACActacattttttcaaattatcctTTACTCACATTTTTCGTATAAGAATGCCAAGTACCATAGATTCATCATTAACTCCCAAAACATCCGACAGTCTTCTATatactttagaatttttttgaacTTGATCACCTACATATATTTTACGAAACTGTTCAAAGAAGCTCAACATTGCTAATTCCAATTTTTCACAGCCACCTTGTGCAAGTCTTGAATCGGTTAAATTCATTAACTGAAGTACTCTGCAGACTAATTCACCATCCATTGCATCATATTCTTCATTGCTGTTAAATGTTATTTTGCCACCAATAACGCcacctattattttaatattatgttcAGTAAGCATTTCTTTGCTTATATAAGTATTACTTTACTTATCTGTAAATGACTTCTTACCTATAATATATACAAGCCACGTAAGTTGGCCTTCTTGTATAGTGATGTCCATTTGTTGAGCTGGAGATGCTGTCTGTGTCATTAACTCTTGGTATGTTCTAGCAGCTTGATCAAATAACTGTACTAATAAAGTACATGTTTTTTGATATTCACATCTTCCTATTACTGATATTTGCTCCAATTGTTGATGAACTACTGATAAATCATCAAGTGGGTCTTCTAAACGTTCCCTAACTACTACTGCAACTGACTCAAGTCTTGAGGTAACATATGCATTTACAATTTCTGGAGTATATGTGTCTAATAGATGTGGATCTCCTGCTTTCACATAAGGCATAGAAGACACCATTCTTTGCCACAAAGTTAAAAGGTAATGTAAACTGTTTGGTGCAAACTGCCACATTTGTAAGCTCTGAACTGTAAACTTTGCAATTAACTGTATAGCTTCTGGATAATCTTTGACTAAAACTAATTCTCCAAGTTGAAAATTGGTTTTTAATCTTGATAGTAATCTACAAAATTCATGATAATTTCCAGGATCACTCAAACCTCGAGGGttttgtaatatgtgttttACACCATTGACCAAATGTGTCAAAAACTGTGCCCTCTCTGGATTAGAAAATAAACTTCTTCTAAGAGATGCTATTTGAACCAAACAAGAGAGAGCCAAAGAT
The nucleotide sequence above comes from Megachile rotundata isolate GNS110a chromosome 13, iyMegRotu1, whole genome shotgun sequence. Encoded proteins:
- the Ranbp16 gene encoding ran-binding protein 16 isoform X5, whose protein sequence is MNDIQEVRQLELLCKQLYESQDSAHRAEAEKALVAFQNAPDTLTKCQLLLDRGDSAYAQLLAATTLTKLVSRSAGLSLQQRLDIRNYVLNYLATQPKLPNFVIQALVTLFARISKFSWFDRDKEEYVFTNVVSDVSKFLQGSVEHCMIGVQLLSQLTCEMNQVSDIDANRSLTKHRKIASSFRDLQLFEIFRLSCTLLSTARENCKNLNFNDEAQHGLIRQLLKLAQNCLTFDFIGTSTDESSDDLSTVQIPSRWRPVFLDFTTLKLFFDLYHNLPNSLSSLALSCLVQIASLRRSLFSNPERAQFLTHLVNGVKHILQNPRGLSDPGNYHEFCRLLSRLKTNFQLGELVLVKDYPEAIQLIAKFTVQSLQMWQFAPNSLHYLLTLWQRMVSSMPYVKAGDPHLLDTYTPEIVNAYVTSRLESVAVVVRERLEDPLDDLSVVHQQLEQISVIGRCEYQKTCTLLVQLFDQAARTYQELMTQTASPAQQMDITIQEGQLTWLVYIIGGVIGGKITFNSNEEYDAMDGELVCRVLQLMNLTDSRLAQGGCEKLELAMLSFFEQFRKIYVGDQVQKNSKVYRRLSDVLGVNDESMVLGILIRKIITNLKYWGRSEQIISKTLQLLNDLSVGYSCVRKLVKLEEVQFMLNNHTREHFPFLGNNVAVTEMRCRSMFYTSLGRLLMVDLGEDEERFHTFMLPLTGALESLGQLMGAADPSLFGAEEAKKALIGLARDLRGLAYAFNTKTSYMMLFDWIYPNYTPILLHAVELWHYEPQVTTPVLKLFAELVQNRSQRLQFDASSPNGILLFREASKVICSYGNRILNVEVPKEQIYPLKLKGISICFSMLRAALCGSYVNFGVFRLYGDEALDNALNTFVKLLLSIPQSDLLDYPKLSATYYVLLECLAQDHMVFLSTLEPRVFLYILSSISEGLTALDTMVCTGCCAALDHIVTYLFKQLYQKGRKNAVVPGGGDLFLQVLKQHPEILQQILSIVLNLIMFEDCRNQWSMSRPLLGLILLNEEYFNQLRENIIRSQPVDKQATMAQWFGSLMEGIERNLLTKNRDRFTQNLSMFRRDINDTLKGPNTPGSTVSDMIFSFI
- the Ranbp16 gene encoding ran-binding protein 16 isoform X2; the encoded protein is MLHYYLKLFLKYGITYLLLFCNEVRQLELLCKQLYESQDSAHRAEAEKALVAFQNAPDTLTKCQLLLDRGDSAYAQLLAATTLTKLVSRSAGLSLQQRLDIRNYVLNYLATQPKLPNFVIQALVTLFARISKFSWFDRDKEEYVFTNVVSDVSKFLQGSVEHCMIGVQLLSQLTCEMNQVSDIDANRSLTKHRKIASSFRDLQLFEIFRLSCTLLSTARENCKNLNFNDEAQHGLIRQLLKLAQNCLTFDFIGTSTDESSDDLSTVQIPSRWRPVFLDFTTLKLFFDLYHNLPNSLSSLALSCLVQIASLRRSLFSNPERAQFLTHLVNGVKHILQNPRGLSDPGNYHEFCRLLSRLKTNFQLGELVLVKDYPEAIQLIAKFTVQSLQMWQFAPNSLHYLLTLWQRMVSSMPYVKAGDPHLLDTYTPEIVNAYVTSRLESVAVVVRERLEDPLDDLSVVHQQLEQISVIGRCEYQKTCTLLVQLFDQAARTYQELMTQTASPAQQMDITIQEGQLTWLVYIIGGVIGGKITFNSNEEYDAMDGELVCRVLQLMNLTDSRLAQGGCEKLELAMLSFFEQFRKIYVGDQVQKNSKVYRRLSDVLGVNDESMVLGILIRKIITNLKYWGRSEQIISKTLQLLNDLSVGYSCVRKLVKLEEVQFMLNNHTREHFPFLGNNVAVTEMRCRSMFYTSLGRLLMVDLGEDEERFHTFMLPLTGALESLGQLMGAADPSLFGAEEAKKALIGLARDLRGLAYAFNTKTSYMMLFDWIYPNYTPILLHAVELWHYEPQVTTPVLKLFAELVQNRSQRLQFDASSPNGILLFREASKVICSYGNRILNVEVPKEQIYPLKLKGISICFSMLRAALCGSYVNFGVFRLYGDEALDNALNTFVKLLLSIPQSDLLDYPKLSATYYVLLECLAQDHMVFLSTLEPRVFLYILSSISEGLTALDTMVCTGCCAALDHIVTYLFKQLYQKGRKNAVVPGGGDLFLQVLKQHPEILQQILSIVLNLIMFEDCRNQWSMSRPLLGLILLNEEYFNQLRENIIRSQPVDKQATMAQWFGSLMEGIERNLLTKNRDRFTQNLSMFRRDINDTLKGPNTPGSTVSDMIFSFI
- the Ranbp16 gene encoding ran-binding protein 16 isoform X4 yields the protein MIEVRQLELLCKQLYESQDSAHRAEAEKALVAFQNAPDTLTKCQLLLDRGDSAYAQLLAATTLTKLVSRSAGLSLQQRLDIRNYVLNYLATQPKLPNFVIQALVTLFARISKFSWFDRDKEEYVFTNVVSDVSKFLQGSVEHCMIGVQLLSQLTCEMNQVSDIDANRSLTKHRKIASSFRDLQLFEIFRLSCTLLSTARENCKNLNFNDEAQHGLIRQLLKLAQNCLTFDFIGTSTDESSDDLSTVQIPSRWRPVFLDFTTLKLFFDLYHNLPNSLSSLALSCLVQIASLRRSLFSNPERAQFLTHLVNGVKHILQNPRGLSDPGNYHEFCRLLSRLKTNFQLGELVLVKDYPEAIQLIAKFTVQSLQMWQFAPNSLHYLLTLWQRMVSSMPYVKAGDPHLLDTYTPEIVNAYVTSRLESVAVVVRERLEDPLDDLSVVHQQLEQISVIGRCEYQKTCTLLVQLFDQAARTYQELMTQTASPAQQMDITIQEGQLTWLVYIIGGVIGGKITFNSNEEYDAMDGELVCRVLQLMNLTDSRLAQGGCEKLELAMLSFFEQFRKIYVGDQVQKNSKVYRRLSDVLGVNDESMVLGILIRKIITNLKYWGRSEQIISKTLQLLNDLSVGYSCVRKLVKLEEVQFMLNNHTREHFPFLGNNVAVTEMRCRSMFYTSLGRLLMVDLGEDEERFHTFMLPLTGALESLGQLMGAADPSLFGAEEAKKALIGLARDLRGLAYAFNTKTSYMMLFDWIYPNYTPILLHAVELWHYEPQVTTPVLKLFAELVQNRSQRLQFDASSPNGILLFREASKVICSYGNRILNVEVPKEQIYPLKLKGISICFSMLRAALCGSYVNFGVFRLYGDEALDNALNTFVKLLLSIPQSDLLDYPKLSATYYVLLECLAQDHMVFLSTLEPRVFLYILSSISEGLTALGAQKDSYTDTMVCTGCCAALDHIVTYLFKQLYQKGRKNAVVPGGGDLFLQVLKQHPEILQQILSIVLNLIMFEDCRNQWSMSRPLLGLILLNEEYFNQLRENIIRSQPVDKQATMAQWFGSLMEGIERNLLTKNRDRFTQNLSMFRRDINDTLKGPNTPGSTVSDMIFSFI
- the Ranbp16 gene encoding ran-binding protein 16 isoform X3, which gives rise to MADEQEVRQLELLCKQLYESQDSAHRAEAEKALVAFQNAPDTLTKCQLLLDRGDSAYAQLLAATTLTKLVSRSAGLSLQQRLDIRNYVLNYLATQPKLPNFVIQALVTLFARISKFSWFDRDKEEYVFTNVVSDVSKFLQGSVEHCMIGVQLLSQLTCEMNQVSDIDANRSLTKHRKIASSFRDLQLFEIFRLSCTLLSTARENCKNLNFNDEAQHGLIRQLLKLAQNCLTFDFIGTSTDESSDDLSTVQIPSRWRPVFLDFTTLKLFFDLYHNLPNSLSSLALSCLVQIASLRRSLFSNPERAQFLTHLVNGVKHILQNPRGLSDPGNYHEFCRLLSRLKTNFQLGELVLVKDYPEAIQLIAKFTVQSLQMWQFAPNSLHYLLTLWQRMVSSMPYVKAGDPHLLDTYTPEIVNAYVTSRLESVAVVVRERLEDPLDDLSVVHQQLEQISVIGRCEYQKTCTLLVQLFDQAARTYQELMTQTASPAQQMDITIQEGQLTWLVYIIGGVIGGKITFNSNEEYDAMDGELVCRVLQLMNLTDSRLAQGGCEKLELAMLSFFEQFRKIYVGDQVQKNSKVYRRLSDVLGVNDESMVLGILIRKIITNLKYWGRSEQIISKTLQLLNDLSVGYSCVRKLVKLEEVQFMLNNHTREHFPFLGNNVAVTEMRCRSMFYTSLGRLLMVDLGEDEERFHTFMLPLTGALESLGQLMGAADPSLFGAEEAKKALIGLARDLRGLAYAFNTKTSYMMLFDWIYPNYTPILLHAVELWHYEPQVTTPVLKLFAELVQNRSQRLQFDASSPNGILLFREASKVICSYGNRILNVEVPKEQIYPLKLKGISICFSMLRAALCGSYVNFGVFRLYGDEALDNALNTFVKLLLSIPQSDLLDYPKLSATYYVLLECLAQDHMVFLSTLEPRVFLYILSSISEGLTALGAQKDSYTDTMVCTGCCAALDHIVTYLFKQLYQKGRKNAVVPGGGDLFLQVLKQHPEILQQILSIVLNLIMFEDCRNQWSMSRPLLGLILLNEEYFNQLRENIIRSQPVDKQATMAQWFGSLMEGIERNLLTKNRDRFTQNLSMFRRDINDTLKGPNTPGSTVSDMIFSFI
- the Ranbp16 gene encoding ran-binding protein 16 isoform X1; translated protein: MLHYYLKLFLKYGITYLLLFCNEVRQLELLCKQLYESQDSAHRAEAEKALVAFQNAPDTLTKCQLLLDRGDSAYAQLLAATTLTKLVSRSAGLSLQQRLDIRNYVLNYLATQPKLPNFVIQALVTLFARISKFSWFDRDKEEYVFTNVVSDVSKFLQGSVEHCMIGVQLLSQLTCEMNQVSDIDANRSLTKHRKIASSFRDLQLFEIFRLSCTLLSTARENCKNLNFNDEAQHGLIRQLLKLAQNCLTFDFIGTSTDESSDDLSTVQIPSRWRPVFLDFTTLKLFFDLYHNLPNSLSSLALSCLVQIASLRRSLFSNPERAQFLTHLVNGVKHILQNPRGLSDPGNYHEFCRLLSRLKTNFQLGELVLVKDYPEAIQLIAKFTVQSLQMWQFAPNSLHYLLTLWQRMVSSMPYVKAGDPHLLDTYTPEIVNAYVTSRLESVAVVVRERLEDPLDDLSVVHQQLEQISVIGRCEYQKTCTLLVQLFDQAARTYQELMTQTASPAQQMDITIQEGQLTWLVYIIGGVIGGKITFNSNEEYDAMDGELVCRVLQLMNLTDSRLAQGGCEKLELAMLSFFEQFRKIYVGDQVQKNSKVYRRLSDVLGVNDESMVLGILIRKIITNLKYWGRSEQIISKTLQLLNDLSVGYSCVRKLVKLEEVQFMLNNHTREHFPFLGNNVAVTEMRCRSMFYTSLGRLLMVDLGEDEERFHTFMLPLTGALESLGQLMGAADPSLFGAEEAKKALIGLARDLRGLAYAFNTKTSYMMLFDWIYPNYTPILLHAVELWHYEPQVTTPVLKLFAELVQNRSQRLQFDASSPNGILLFREASKVICSYGNRILNVEVPKEQIYPLKLKGISICFSMLRAALCGSYVNFGVFRLYGDEALDNALNTFVKLLLSIPQSDLLDYPKLSATYYVLLECLAQDHMVFLSTLEPRVFLYILSSISEGLTALGAQKDSYTDTMVCTGCCAALDHIVTYLFKQLYQKGRKNAVVPGGGDLFLQVLKQHPEILQQILSIVLNLIMFEDCRNQWSMSRPLLGLILLNEEYFNQLRENIIRSQPVDKQATMAQWFGSLMEGIERNLLTKNRDRFTQNLSMFRRDINDTLKGPNTPGSTVSDMIFSFI